AGACCTGGACTAACGATTGAACATTACGGGATTCCGAACGGAATCTCATTCCCTGGTGAGTGCCTGATGGACTCTCCTGTCGGTCTGACGCCGACCGGACAACACTGAGCGGGACACGGAGCAGAAGCATGCCAACGTACGTTTACGAGGCGATGGACAATACGGGGCTCGAAGTCAAAGAGACAATCGAGGCCGGGTCCGAACAGGAAGCTCAGCAGAAGATTCGTGAGAGAGGTTTCTTTGTCACGAAGATTCAGGAAAAGAGCGTCAAGAAGAAGAAGGACAAAGGCAAGGTCGCTGCCAAAACGCAGCAGCAACAGGGCAAGAAGAAATCCTTCAGTCTCGGCAAGGTGAAGGCCAAGAAACTGTGTGCCTTCACCCGTCAGCTCTCGACGCTGCAGGATGCCGGTCTGCCGATTCTCCGCTCTCTCCGCATTCTGGAAACACAGTCCAAGCCGGGACCGTTGAAGAACGCCCTGATCGGCGTGATTGAAGATGTCGAATCGGGGAACACGCTCTCCGAAGCGATGTCCCGGCAGCCCAAGGCGTTCGATAACCTGTACGTGAACATGGTGAAGGCCGGGGAGGCCGGGGGAGCTCTTGAAGTCATTCTCCAGCGTCTGGCCGAGTTCAAGGAAAAGTCCCAGAGCCTGAAACGGAAGGTGCAGGGGGCCATGATTTACCCGGTCTCGGTCATCACCGTGGCCGGCGGTATCGTGGGCTTCATTATGTACTTCATCATTCCGAAGTTTAAGGAGATCTTCCTGGGCTTCGGCATCGAACTGCCGGCCATCACGGTGATGCTGATCACGGTCAGCGACCTGGTGGTGACTTACTTCTATCTCATCCCGGCTATTCCGTTCGCGGTCTGGCTGATGTTGAAGATCATACGCAAGAACAAAACGGGGGCGTACGTCACCGACTGGCTGGCTCTCAAGATTCCGATCCTGGGGCTGATCCTCTCGAAGTCGACCACGGCTCGAACCTGTCGGACGCTCGGAACGTTGATCGCGTCGGGTGTGCCGATTCTCGAAGCCCTCTCAATTTCCCGCGATACGGCGGGGAACCACGTGTTTCGACGGGCGTTCGATCATATCTACGCCGCGATTCGCGAAGGGGAATCGATGGCCGTGCCGCTCAA
The genomic region above belongs to Rubinisphaera margarita and contains:
- a CDS encoding type II secretion system F family protein, producing the protein MPTYVYEAMDNTGLEVKETIEAGSEQEAQQKIRERGFFVTKIQEKSVKKKKDKGKVAAKTQQQQGKKKSFSLGKVKAKKLCAFTRQLSTLQDAGLPILRSLRILETQSKPGPLKNALIGVIEDVESGNTLSEAMSRQPKAFDNLYVNMVKAGEAGGALEVILQRLAEFKEKSQSLKRKVQGAMIYPVSVITVAGGIVGFIMYFIIPKFKEIFLGFGIELPAITVMLITVSDLVVTYFYLIPAIPFAVWLMLKIIRKNKTGAYVTDWLALKIPILGLILSKSTTARTCRTLGTLIASGVPILEALSISRDTAGNHVFRRAFDHIYAAIREGESMAVPLKETRIVDEIVVNMVDVGEETGALDNMLYKVADVYEEEVEVLVEGLINMLEPLMVVVLGLIVGFIVIALFYPLIQLMNDLS